The genomic region CACGACGACGTTGTCGAGCTGCTGCCCCTTGGGGTGGGGGCGCAGGTTCTCGACCGTCGCCGTCAGGTCCACGCCGGTACGCCGAGCCTCGTCGATCCCGACGGGGCGTGACTGGGTGATGGTGTTGCGGACGTGCACCATCCCCATCAGCCCGAAGGGGAAGTCCGGGCGGGTCATCAGCAGCACCGACAGGGGGAAGCCCAGCATGTGCAGGTACGTGGGCGGCAGCACCGGGCCCAGGCGGTACCCGCACACCTCGGCGTAGTCGGCGAGGTGGTCCACGTCGACCGTCGCGCCGCGCAGCACCGCGGTCGTCGCCGGCAGCTCACCCTCCCCCGATGCGCCCAGGCCGGGGATCGCACCCCTCGCGGCCTTCGCCAGCATCGGGGTCAGTGACGGCGCCTCGTCCAGCTCGATCGTGGTGGGGGTGGCCATGCTCAGGCCCCCAGCAGGTTCTGGCCGCAGACGCGCAGGGTCGTGCCGTTCACCCACGTCGCATCCGAGCCCGCGAAGAACCCGATCGCCTCGGCCACGTCGACCGGTTGGCCGCCCTGGGACAGGCTGTTCAGCCGTCGACCGATCTCACGGGTCGCCATCGGCATCGCGTCGGTCATGTCCGTCTCGATGAAGCCGGGGGCGACGGCGTTGATCGTGCCGCCGGACTCGGCCAGCCGTGGGGCCAGCGCGGCGACGTGGCCGATGACCCCCGCCTTCGAGGCGGCGTAGTTGGTCTGCCCGCGGTTGCCGGCGATGCCGGACATCGAGGACACGCAGACGATCCGGGCACCGGGCCGCAGGACGTCGGAGGCGAGGAGCGCGGCGTCGAGCGCCTCCATCGCGGTGAGGTTGACCGCGATGACCTGGTCCCAGCGCCGCTCGTCCATGCCGGCCACCGTCTTGTCGCGAGTGATCCCGGCGTTGTTGACCATGATGTCCAGGCCGCCGTGACGGCTCCGGACGTGGTCGATCAGCTCCTGGCCGGCGTCGTCGTCGGTGATGTCGAGCTGCAGCGCTGACCCGCCGATGCCGTTCGCGACCGCGGCCAGGGCGTCACCTGCCGACGGGAGGTCCAGGCAGACCACGTGCGCCCCGTCCCGCGCCAGCGTGCGGGCGATCGCGGCGCCGATGCCGCGGGCGGCACCCGTGACGACCGCGACCTTCCCGTCGAGGGGGCGGTTCGCGTCCGCCGGCACGACCGGCGGGTGGTCGGTCGAGGGCCCGACGGTGATCCGCTGGCCGGACACGTACGCGGATCGGCCGCTCAGCAGGAACCGGAGGGGCCCGCCGACGCCGGCGTCCGCGCCGGGCACGACCTCGACGAGGTTGGCCGTGCCGCCGGCGCGGAGCTCCTTCGCGATCGACCGGACGAAGCCCTCCAGGCTGCGCTGCGCCGCGTGCTCGGCCGGGTCGCCGGTCGCGTCCGGCACCGTGCCGAGGACGACGACCCGGGCCGAGGGTCCCAGCCGCCGGATGGTGGTGTGGAAGAAGCCGTGCAAGGCGTCGAGGTCGGCGGACCGGGTGATGTGCGTGGCGTCGAAGACGAGCGCCGCGTACCGCGGGGTCTGCTCGGCGTCGGCAGGGGTCCGGTGGACCTCGACCCCGGCCGCGTCGAGCAGCTTCGCGACGGTGTCGGCCAGGCGGCCGTCGCCGCCCAGCAGCAGCGGGCCGTCGAGCAGCGGCTGGCCGGGCTCGTACCGGCGCAGCGCCGCCGGCTTGGGCAGGCCGAGGGCGCCGGCGATCCGCTCACCGACCTGGGAGTTGACGAACTGGGTGTACAGGTCTGCCATCAGAGGGTGCTCCTCGTCGTGCGGTGTGTCGGGAGACCAGTCACGAGGACGGGTCTCCCGACACAGGGGGTGTGTGCGACTACTTCTCGATGATCGCGACCAAGCCGTTCCCGCCCGCCG from Euzebya sp. harbors:
- a CDS encoding 3-oxoacyl-ACP reductase, which produces MADLYTQFVNSQVGERIAGALGLPKPAALRRYEPGQPLLDGPLLLGGDGRLADTVAKLLDAAGVEVHRTPADAEQTPRYAALVFDATHITRSADLDALHGFFHTTIRRLGPSARVVVLGTVPDATGDPAEHAAQRSLEGFVRSIAKELRAGGTANLVEVVPGADAGVGGPLRFLLSGRSAYVSGQRITVGPSTDHPPVVPADANRPLDGKVAVVTGAARGIGAAIARTLARDGAHVVCLDLPSAGDALAAVANGIGGSALQLDITDDDAGQELIDHVRSRHGGLDIMVNNAGITRDKTVAGMDERRWDQVIAVNLTAMEALDAALLASDVLRPGARIVCVSSMSGIAGNRGQTNYAASKAGVIGHVAALAPRLAESGGTINAVAPGFIETDMTDAMPMATREIGRRLNSLSQGGQPVDVAEAIGFFAGSDATWVNGTTLRVCGQNLLGA